A genome region from Erigeron canadensis isolate Cc75 chromosome 3, C_canadensis_v1, whole genome shotgun sequence includes the following:
- the LOC122594268 gene encoding inactive protein RESTRICTED TEV MOVEMENT 2-like: MESTRGPAARVYQDFEPSMEWVPEDDSDTLLVYLPSFAKEQLRVQMRARNLIISGERKLQQQNNNTWSRFRVEFPVSVNCDLNKISAKFEGNILFVRQPKLKMNMIIPTATTSTTSAAAAAADQKPPPPPLLVDDHESLHHHHHKTTADIEDDQLAAKMGLEKTSHQIAQPKDTSSSNKTTSTDDHDHHPLLEEEKQEAVNNNNNNNAPDDADHKTVLDDEVVGGGQVFATKASFSCRNAVNTIVILLLGLLIGIYVSNSWPTTKLTSSPTVDVLVP; the protein is encoded by the exons ATGGAATCAACAAGGGGACCAGCAGCTCGAGTTTATCAAGATTTTGAACCTTCAATGGAATGGGTGCCTGAAGACGATTCTGACACCCTTCTCGTTTATCTTCCTA GCTTTGCAAAGGAACAATTGAGGGTTCAGATGAGAGCAAGAAACTTGATCATTAGTGGTGAACGAAAGCTCCAACAGCAAAACAACAACACGTGGAGTCGATTTCGTGTAGAGTTTCCGGTTTCCGTCAACTGTGATCTCAACAAAATAAGTGCAAAGTTTGAAGGAAATATATTGTTTGTTAGGCAgcccaagttgaagatgaacATGATCATCCCTACTGCTACTACTAGTACTACAtcagctgctgctgctgctgctgatcaAAAGCCCCCGCCGCCGCCATTGTTGGTGGATGATCATGAATcactacatcatcatcatcataaaacaaCAGCAGACATAGAAGATGATCAATTAGCAGCAAAGATGGGACTGGAAAAAACCAGCCACCAAATAGCTCAACCCAAAGATACATCATCATCCAATAAGACTACTAGTACTgatgatcatgatcatcatcccctactagaagaagaaaaacaagaagctgttaataataataataataataatgcaccTGATGATGCTGATCATAAAACAGTTTTAGATGATGAGGTGGTTGGCGGCGGCCAGGTGTTTGCCACCAAAGCATCCTTCTCCTGCAGGAATGCTGTGAACACGATTGTGATTCTTCTGCTCGGGCTGCTCATTGGCATCTATGTCTCCAATTCCTGGCCGACGACCAAATTAACTTCTTCACCAACCGTAGACGTACTAGTACCGTAA